Proteins from one Tetrapisispora phaffii CBS 4417 chromosome 8, complete genome genomic window:
- the RSM27 gene encoding mitochondrial 37S ribosomal protein mS33 (similar to Saccharomyces cerevisiae RSM27 (YGR215W); ancestral locus Anc_5.115) — MSVSRGKLQKVAELSAKIFDQVYNPTNVRTGNKILSKRLKGPSIKQYYGNPDVLKFKHMKTLYPDMKFTDPDEEYRLSMVELRKRRGKGTPAKAKAPSDKKKKK, encoded by the coding sequence ATGTCAGTCTCTAGAGGAAAACTACAAAAGGTAGCTGAATTGTCTGCAAAGATATTTGATCAAGTGTATAATCCGACTAATGTCAGAACAGGCAATAAAATACTGTCAAAAAGACTGAAGGGTCCTTCGATCAAACAGTATTATGGGAATCCAGACGTATTAAAGTTTAAGCATATGAAAACATTATATCCTGATATGAAGTTTACAGATCCTGATGAAGAATATAGACTCTCGATGGTCGAATTGAGGAAACGTCGTGGTAAAGGTACCCCTGCTAAGGCAAAGGCACCTTCTgacaagaaaaagaagaaatga
- the TPHA0H01000 gene encoding uncharacterized protein (similar to Saccharomyces cerevisiae CCH1 (YGR217W); ancestral locus Anc_5.113), whose translation MDNKSKRLNNGDRSHIPSIFLESNDDATVIEGRSDWRRPIHSSPSNDQYKIDDDSNSNSIDIYASGYTIAEVDTSEFGVSFQENGRRRAGSSSEYNEKFSELMKTAKIALSKNVNRFSWLPNDSASSIEYNKKLSGFSVDNSREYKEFSDSHNPFQRDHGLKDELFEEIREVVSETDSKYTTKSLYGNSLFLFAPGSRIRRFLFRLHNNSKYRNFITTLTFVLMVFLAVRVTNPSDFHFLYSKKSGIDWFVGLMYVVFTFNDFTAVITYGFWNDSELCMENNIQYVTLLRQLGIISLFNSIKQRYRIQSDKFRWMKIMNFADKPIYISKQNDNLEQSLSIKRAFLRYPRGILQLISTTAFWLGLFFSGSKNIGAIAFFRSLATIRILLLLSLDNGIYAILGRLITIFPQLTKILFIWIYFWVYFSILGTSFFSGSLRRTCVWTNPDDSNDIYKNDSCFCGGYMNLLNGTTESFEYSNGILSGVAKGFICPQNSKCISDTNPYNNKISFDNIANSMELIFVIFSANTFTDLMYDLIGSDTLAIAIFFMASILILNVWLLNILIAQLVSSFELFEWKKRHVGVNKSIKKRIFSTQTITRLKKYIENKKIKGRLPNWSLRCEYFYKKVERIFILLIVFNLSIRSTVDESSTESYLEYVLKYELSFNYILLFESLYRLIIYSPNIWIFLSKIDYVIDLIIALITTISSTVHLYHNIGQVYNWLLFFNVLRFYRVVTIQFLFGSIWKDMLPYLNDIFNLSKLYYGATFLLSITASYLFLGIIPDSVSDDIQFGSYTLRNSFVSLLTVSSTENWTEVLYEFQGNSPTSFHAFLTAIFFIVFFVIIHIIIINTAVAIISSGLASRESEKRQLQLKHFLHTELPNQLQALRNVSLLEKLKQKVFKQDKEEQNEFQNLIFTGEAISLISSQIYLNENTDQAEDANKVNQDSIFTNIWQTLKSKVLSNQFFLILYDYYKGPRLKNNFDYLNFNVSDILSYDSRNNYNFSEIKNFMSRYPNYDNSYFLFGPKNFIRKVCQWLVPSSSGIRWNLQSNKTFADSFNKKPNIAITLCRDTFSVIVFIASISLVILNVISPVISSDPSFSEKFTWQNIIYIAVAICFSFEFLIRTVADGFIFGPNAYMNNNWNKFDFVIFVYIVSDVITIFYGDAGIASAFKTFTILRIIRYISISSHAREIFSIVLFDGLKVICKAAFISFCFLYPFSVWGLNLFRGKLNTCTDLSVDMTNCINEYKSKVFKFDIVAPRVYAEPYLNFNSIADSLRSLFEIISLEGWTDLLTNLMNSSGKGTVPYKFATPVNALFLLPYNMISTIFIVTLFISLILNNLSRTTGIDYESVDQKSWSGTRKLLTRTSPLYEPDINKKNKRRQFFYMLTIEKKSMPYNIFMDSVMLIHIVLLTAQYYEDFLTNANSLVVGFFLTSLTLLIDQLLFIYSFGFKKYFKNKWKGCKFTIIYTSWILSAIDLNINNQQYITKSFSRFCYSNIYLLLIPRIDILLQICEIALASFSQILSLTYCWFILLLSYSIALHQFFGYTKFGANTTYNVNFRTIPKAMILLFRMSFGEGWNYIMDDMKLEPPYCSYVDGTSDCGSVVYAYLILISWNILSMYIFLNMYTSLIVNNFNYTYSRDTLRTGIQLSDIRKFQRGWAKFDKAGCGTISFMLLPALMHSFDGSLSFKIWDDHLSIKRIVNECMTLVDSDPYNVKFHYKKTKDLLNGIDCKNIIKTKRRYNEFIYYIKIKCSYDNTLKFKDLINIIPLFTTYDPNKCLSIKNYVQYLSILAEVEKK comes from the coding sequence ATGGACAACAAGTCTAAGAGGTTAAATAATGGTGATAGAAGCCATATACCCAGCATATTTTTAGAAAGCAACGATGACGCTACCGTAATAGAAGGGAGGTCAGACTGGAGAAGACCAATACATTCTTCTCCCTCTAACGATCAATACAAAATTGATGATGACTCTAATTCGAATTCCATTGATATTTATGCATCAGGATACACCATAGCCGAAGTAGATACTTCAGAATTTGGTGTTTCTTTTCAAGAGAatggaagaagaagagcaggttcttcttcagaatataatgaaaaatttagtGAGCTAATGAAAACTGCAAAAATTGCATTAAGTAAAAATGTTAATCGATTTTCTTGGCTCCCAAATGATTCAGCTAGCTCAATAgaatacaataaaaaaCTATCTGGATTTAGCGTGGATAACAGTCGGGAATACAAAGAGTTTTCTGATTCCCATAATCCCTTCCAAAGGGACCATGGATTAAaagatgaattatttgaagaaataagAGAGGTAGTTTCTGAAACTGATTCCAAATACACTACCAAATCATTATATGGtaattcattattcttATTCGCTCCTGGTAGCAGAATAAGACGGTTTCTATTTAGATTACATAATAATTCTAAATATCGGAATTTCATTACTACTCTGACATTTGTTCTAATGGTGTTTTTAGCAGTTAGAGTAACCAATCCATCTGactttcattttttgtataGCAAAAAGAGTGGAATCGATTGGTTTGTAGGACTCATGTACGTAGTTTTTACGTTCAATGACTTCACTGCAGTAATCACATATGGATTTTGGAATGATTCTGAATTATGCatggaaaataatattcaatacGTTACTTTACTTCGACAACTTGGCATAATATCGCTATTCAATAGCATTAAACAAAGATATAGAATACAATCTGATAAATTTAGATGgatgaagataatgaacTTTGCAGACAAACCGATATATATTTCCAAACAGAATGACAATCTTGAACAGTCACTTAGCATCAAGAGGGCATTTTTACGATACCCAAGAGGAATATTACAACTTATTTCAACAACAGCGTTCTGGTTAGGTTTGTTTTTCTCAGGCAGCAAGAATATTGGCGCAATTGCATTTTTCAGATCGTTAGCTACTATTCGAATTTTACTACTTCTCTCTTTAGACAATGGTATATATGCAATTTTAGGGAGACTAATAACAATCTTTCCACAACTAactaaaatattgtttatttggatatatttttgggtatatttttcaatactAGGAACTTCATTTTTCTCAGGATCTCTTAGAAGAACTTGTGTATGGACAAACCCAGACGATAgtaatgatatttataagaACGACTCATGTTTTTGTGGAGGTTATATGAATCTATTGAATGGCACCACGGAAAGTTTTGAGTATAGTAATGGAATTTTGAGTGGCGTAGCAAAAGGTTTCATTTGTCCGCAAAACTCAAAATGCATTTCTGATACTAACccatataataataaaatcagttttgataatattgcCAACTCAATGGAgttaatttttgttatttttagtGCTAACACTTTTACTGATCTCATGTACGATTTAATTGGCTCGGATACTTTGGCAATTGCAATCTTTTTTATGGCTTCAATCTTAATTCTAAATGTATGGCtactaaatattttaatcgCACAATTGGTCTcatcttttgaattatttgaatggAAAAAAAGGCATGTTGGTGttaataaaagtattaaaaaaagGATATTCTCTACACAAACTATTACTAGACTCAAGAagtatattgaaaataaaaaaataaaaggtAGATTACCGAATTGGTCATTAAGATGCGAATACTTTTATAAGAAAGTTGAAAggatatttattttattgatagTTTTCAATCTATCGATAAGATCAACAGTGGATGAATCATCCACTGAATCATATCTAGaatatgttttaaaatatgaacTTTCTTTTAATTACATTTTATTGTTCGAAAGTTTATATCGActtataatatattcacctaatatttggatttttttatcaaaaattgattatGTAATTGATTTGATAATTGCCTTAATCACAACAATATCATCGACTGTCCATCTTTATCATAATATTGGACAAGTATACAATTGGcttctttttttcaacGTTTTAAGATTTTACAGAGTGGTAACTATACAATTTTTGTTTGGAAGTATTTGGAAAGATATGTTaccatatttaaatgatatatttaatcttTCAAAGCTTTACTACGGTGCAACATTCTTACTTTCAATCACAGCATCATATTTGTTCCTTGGAATTATTCCTGATTCTGTTTCAGATGATATTCAGTTTGGAAGTTACACGTTGAGAAATTCATTTGTTTCATTACTAACTGTATCATCGACGGAAAATTGGACTGAAGTATTATATGAATTCCAAGGTAATTCTCCAACCTCCTTCCATGCATTTCTGACTgctatatttttcattgttttttttgtaataattcatattattattataaatacaGCAGTTGCAATTATTTCAAGTGGCCTAGCAAGCAGGGAATCAGAGAAACGCCAATTGCaattaaaacattttttgcATACAGAGCTTCCAAATCAACTGCAAGCCTTAAGAAACGTAAGTTTATTAGAAAAGCTAAAACAAAAAGTATTCAAGCAAGATAAAGAAGAACAGAATGAGTTTCAAAATCTTATTTTTACTGGAGAAGCCATTAGTTTAATATCAAGTCAAATATACCTTAATGAAAACACAGATCAAGCTGAGGATGCGAACAAGGTAAATCAAGATTCAATTTTCACCAACATATGGCAAACTTTAAAGAGTAAAGTTTTATCTAATCAGTTTTTCTTGATTTTGTATGATTATTATAAAGGCCCACGCCTGAagaataattttgattatctaaattttaACGTCAGTGACATTTTATCATATGATTCAAGaaacaattataatttcagtgaaattaaaaattttatgagCCGTTACCCAAATTATGATAATTCTTATTTCCTATTTGGCccaaaaaattttataagaAAGGTATGCCAGTGGTTGGTCCCTTCAAGTTCAGGTATCAGATGGAATTtacaatcaaataaaacatttgcggattcttttaataagaaACCCAATATTGCAATAACTTTATGTAGAGACACATTTTCTGTTATTGTATTCATAGCGTCGATATCATTGGTAATCCTAAATGTTATTTCTCCTGTTATCAGTTCAGATCCTTCTTTTTCAGAAAAGTTTACATGgcaaaatattatctataTAGCTGTAGCAATATGTTTTAGTTTCGAATTTTTGATTAGAACTGTTGCAGATGGGTTTATTTTTGGTCCTAATGCATATATGAACAATAATTGGAACAAATTCGATTTTGTCATCtttgtatatattgtatCAGATGTTATTACTATCTTTTATGGTGATGCAGGGATCGCTAGTGCTTTCAAAACGTTTACAATTCTGCGTATAATAAGATATATAAGTATTAGCAGCCATGCACgagaaatattttctattgtattatttgatGGTTTGAAAGTCATTTGCAAAGCAgcatttatttcattttgtttCCTCTACCCTTTCTCTGTATGGGGATTGAACCTTTTTAGAGGAAAACTAAATACATGTACTGATCTGTCAGTGGATATGACAAATTGTATCAATGAATACAAATCAAAggtttttaaatttgatattgttgCACCTCGTGTGTATGCAGAACCATATCTTAActttaattcaattgctGATAGCTTAAGGtctttatttgaaattatttcacTAGAAGGTTGGACTGATTTATTAACCAATCTTATGAATTCTTCTGGAAAAGGTACTGTTCCTTATAAATTTGCTACGCCAGTTAATGCACTTTTTCTTTTACCATATAATATGATCAGTACTATCTTTATTGTTACGCTATTCATTTCACTCATTCTCAACAATCTTTCAAGAACTACTGGTATAGATTATGAGAGTGTAGATCAAAAAAGTTGGTCCGGAACTAGGAAGCTACTGACAAGGACTTCGCCATTATATGAACCTGatataaacaaaaagaataaaagaCGACAGTTTTTTTACATGCTGactattgaaaagaaatcCATGCCCTACAATATATTCATGGATTCAGTCATGCTTATTCATATAGTTTTACTAACAGCACAATATTATGAAGATTTTCTCACAAATGCAAATAGTTTAGTTGTGGGGTTTTTTCTTACTTCTTTAACATTACTCATTGATCAATTATTGTTCATATATAGTTTCggttttaaaaaatacttcAAGAACAAATGGAAAGGGTGCAAGTTTACCATTATTTATACATCGTGGATATTATCAGCtattgatttaaatatcAACAACCAGCAATATATTACGAAATCCTTTAGCAGATTCTGCTATTCGAACATTTACCTATTATTAATACCAAGAATCGATATTCTACTTCAAATTTGTGAAATTGCGCTAGCAAGTTTTAGTCAAATTCTTTCGTTAACATATTGTTGGTTTATACTACTATTATCATATTCTATTGCATTACACCAATTCTTTGGTTACACAAAATTTGGGGCGAATACAACATATAATGTTAATTTTAGAACTATCCCAAAGGCTATGATTCTTTTATTTAGAATGAGTTTTGGAGAAGGGTGGAATTACATCATGGATGATATGAAATTAGAACCACCCTACTGTTCATATGTGGATGGTACTTCAGATTGTGGTTCGGTCGTCTATgcttatttaattttaatatcatgGAACATTTTATCCATGtacatttttttgaatatgtACACGTCATTAATAGTTAACAACTTTAACTATACCTATAGTAGGGATACCTTAAGAACAGGTATTCAATTATCTGATATAAGGAAATTTCAAAGAGGTTGGGCTAAGTTTGATAAAGCTGGTTGTGGTACAATCAGCTTTATGTTACTTCCTGCATTAATGCATTCGTTTGATGGATCCTTgtctttcaaaatttggGATGATCACCTAAGTATCAAGAGAATAGTTAATGAATGCATGACTTTAGTGGATTCTGATCCATACAATGTCAAGTTTCATTATAAGAAAACCAAGGACTTACTAAATGGTATTGATTGTAAaaacataataaaaactAAAAGAAGATATAATGAGTttatctattatattaaaataaaatgcaGCTACGATAACACattaaaattcaaagatttaattaatataattccACTATTTACGACATATGATCCAAATAAGTGCTTAtctataaaaaattatgttcaatatttatcaatactAGCTGAAGtggaaaaaaaataa
- the TPHA0H01010 gene encoding uncharacterized protein (similar to Saccharomyces cerevisiae CRM1 (YGR218W); ancestral locus Anc_5.111), with product MESILDSNKDFDIQLFDRVVEAFYKGHGKEQNDAQTILTKFQADNNSWQRTDQILQYSENIQSKFIALSILDNLIVSRWNMLPNDQKINIRTFIVGMILSVCNDDSLFNSNRELINKANLVLVQIIKKDWPARWSNFLPELIDSSKYSENICQNNLEILKVLAEEIFEYSSEKLTQAKVIKLKVSMTSEFPLIYEFCHDILANTDSSRLINSSLNTLLCYINCFPINYIFDSNILDLLSLQYFPEPETRLVALKFLTEVSMLNLNGNKTYLEKIIKSIENVMNITASNLIQPDCDLSVIYNEFNISDQRFFRNFTIYLTTFLQNYREFCDENRSFDDLMIALHICLMKLSYINEKENFKIVLDYWHNFVADLYHEIQRLPIFDLATAASSGAVNPSFYKNFPLTKHRYDDICSQLRVLIVEKMARPEEVFIVENDEGVIIREYMKDSDIIQTYNTERSTLVYLTHLDVRDTEKIMLDKLLKQVDQSEWSRQTLNTLCWAIGSISGTMVIDEERDFIISIIKYLLELHDKIEGGDNKRIVSSNIMYVVGQYPRFLKSHWSFLKTIIDKLFEFMHDKNSGVRDMACDTFIKISQKCKGSFLTTQPYQSDPLIETIISDIINITCDLEPQQVLIFYHACGIIVAVQGKQATRRQLLSNLLELPNTTWSLITKKHGLNTNEFWDMEKIKIVANIIRINTVVCSELHTSFCTQLIHIYPYLLKIYDSITAIISEKISTNGDSVIKTPFLRGLRTIKKEILKLVLSYVSEATNLNDVVEDLIDPLLPLVLRNYIDSTPNARDYEVLSCMAGIVKRIGHENPKISLIIFRNIFETTLDMINKELVEYPEYRIEFYKFLHSVTAVAFSIFAELPAFEFNLFMNSIFWSFKHKILEVELEGLQITIELLHNFENMEGNEQFKSYFYRTYYCTILSEVFYVITNLEHKSSFSKHCILLMKLFKLVENNLIKVSLSDDNLTIISNQEYVHNFLRNLFTNNFPQLSQKQIELFLSALIKNVNEHIRFKGILRDFLVQIKEYGGDPVDFLLEEDNEETNQNLLLNADMFLIAGMQRPYEIDDVEM from the coding sequence ATGGAGTCAATTTTAGATTCCAATAAGGACTTTGACATTCAGTTATTTGATAGGGTTGTTGAAGCATTTTATAAGGGGCATGGCAAAGAACAAAACGATGCGCAGACCATTTTAACCAAGTTTCAAGCTGATAACAACTCATGGCAAAGAACTGATCAGATATTACAGTATTCTGAAAATATCCAATCAAAGTTCATAGCACTATCGATATTAGAcaatttaattgtttcCAGATGGAATATGTTACCAAACGATCAGAAAATAAACATTAGAACTTTTATTGTTGGGATGATATTGTCAGTTTGTAATGATGATTCTCTGTTCAATTCCAATAGAGAACTTATTAACAAAGCAAATCTTGTTCTggttcaaataataaaaaaagattggCCTGCAAGATGGTCAAATTTTTTACCTGAGTTAATTGACAGTTCGAAATACTCTGAAAATATTTGTCAAAACAACcttgaaatattgaaagttCTTGCAGAAGAGATCTTTGAATATTCCTCCGAAAAGCTTACTCAAGCTAAAGTTATAAAACTAAAAGTGTCCATGACTTCTGAGTTTCCACTAATTTATGAATTTTGTCATGACATATTAGCGAACACTGATTCTTCTCGTCTaataaattcttcattaaACACTTTATTGTGCtatattaattgttttcCAATTAATTACATTTTTGACTCTAATATTTTGGATCTTCTGAGTCTTCAATATTTCCCAGAACCTGAAACTAGATTAGTagcattgaaatttttgacAGAAGTATCAATGTTAAATTTGAATGGAAACAAAACATATTTGGAGAAGATAATAAAGTCAATAGAAAATGTAATGAATATCACAGCCTCCAATTTAATACAACCGGATTGTGACCTTAGtgtaatatataatgaatttaatatttctgaTCAAAGGttttttcgaaattttacaatttatcTTACAACTTTCCTACAAAACTATAGAGAGTTTTGTGATGAAAACAGATCTTTCGATGATTTAATGATTGCGTTACACATTTgtttgatgaaattatcaTACATTAACGAAAAGgaaaactttaaaattgTATTGGATTATTGGCACAATTTTGTAGCAGATTTATACCACGAGATCCAGAGGTTACCTATCTTTGATTTAGCTACTGCAGCCAGTAGTGGAGCGGTTAACCCatctttttataaaaacTTCCCTTTAACGAAACATAGATATGATGACATCTGTTCTCAGTTAAGAGTTCTGATCGTTGAAAAAATGGCAAGGCCAGAAGAAGTTTTTATAGTCGAGAATGATGAGGGTGTGATAATAAGAGAATACATGAAGGACTCTGATATAATTCAAACATACAATACAGAAAGAAGTACTTTAGTGTATTTAACTCATCTAGATGTAAGGGATACCGAGAAGATAATGTTAGATAAATTACTAAAACAAGTTGATCAATCAGAATGGTCTCGTCAAACTTTAAATACTTTATGTTGGGCTATAGGATCAATATCAGGTACAATGGTAATAGACGAAGAACgtgattttattatttctataataaaatatttacttgAGTTACATGATAAAATAGAAGGGGGAGATAACAAACGAATTGTGTCATCTAACATTATGTATGTAGTTGGTCAATATCCAcgttttttaaaatcacATTGGAgttttttaaaaacaattatagATAAACTATTCGAATTTATGCATGACAAAAATAGTGGTGTTCGTGATATGGCCTGCGatacttttattaaaatatccCAAAAGTGTAAAGGTTCTTTCCTCACAACTCAACCATATCAGTCAGACCCTTTGATTGAAACTATTATTTCtgacattattaatattacttGTGACTTAGAGCCCCAACaagttttaatattttaccaTGCATGTGGTATTATTGTTGCAGTCCAAGGTAAGCAAGCAACTAGACGACAGCTATTATCCAATTTGCTGGAACTACCGAATACCACTTGGTCTctaattacaaaaaaacatGGATTGAATACCAATGAATTTTGGGATATGGAAAAGATCAAGATAGTAGCTAATATTATCAGAATAAACACTGTAGTTTGCTCAGAACTTCACACTTCTTTTTGCACACAACTCATTCATATTTAtccatatttattaaaaatatacgATTCAATAACCGCCATTATTtcagaaaaaatatcaactAACGGCGATAGTGTTATCAAAACACCATTTCTACGTGGATTAAGGACAATTAAGAAGGAGATTTTGAAGTTGGTCCTATCTTATGTTTCAGAAgcaacaaatttaaatgatgtCGTTGAAGACCTCATTGATCCATTGTTACCTTTAGtattaagaaattataTCGACAGTACACCCAATGCTCGAGATTACGAAGTTCTCAGCTGTATGGCTGGTATAGTGAAGAGAATAGGTCATGAAAATCCAAAGATATCTTTGATTATATTccgaaatatttttgagaCTACATTGGATATGATCAATAAGGAACTGGTCGAATACCCAGAATACCGTATCGagttttataaatttctaCACTCTGTGACTGCAGTTGCATTTAGTATTTTTGCAGAATTGCCAGcctttgaatttaatttatttatgaaTTCCATATTCTGGTCTTTTAAGcataaaattttagaagTTGAACTTGAAGGTTTACAGATAACGATTGAACTATTGCATAATTTTGAGAATATGGAAGGAAACGAACAGTTTAAGTCCTATTTTTATAGAACATATTATTGTACTATTTTGAGTGAAGTATTTTACGTAATAACCAATTTAGAACATAAATCAAGTTTTTCTAAACATTGcattttattgatgaagttatttaaattggtagaaaataatttgattaaaGTTTCACTTTCGGACGATAATTTGACCATTATAAGTAATCAAGAATACGTTCACAATTTCTTGCGAAATTTGTTTACGAACAATTTCCCTCAATTGTCGCAAAAGCAAATTGAACTTTTCTTAAGTgcattaataaaaaatgttaaCGAACATATAAGATTTAAAGGTATCCTAAGAGATTTTCTAGTCCAAATCAAAGAATATGGTGGAGATCCTGTCGATTTTTTGTTAGAGGAAGATAATGAGGAAACTAATCAAAATTTACTTCTTAATGCTGATATGTTTTTAATAGCCGGAATGCAAAGACCCTATGAGATCGATGACGTTGAAATGTAG
- the TPHA0H01020 gene encoding uncharacterized protein (similar to Saccharomyces cerevisiae TOS2 (YGR221C) and SKG6 (YHR149C); ancestral locus Anc_5.107): MLDLDTYESTLNGYDKTEAMTTVYVTLIERAITSSAASTTVTTSSTKSKASATCTGSRAECTHKKNNSQALTVGLAVGIPVGVTFLLLCVILYFVFKRYKKEDEKHEQEFEGDITYLSNHIGSRPYSSNSSSNSREFKEKDGSITDTNDNTPNPFLNSGDVLQVPHGIERGSIISYAKQLPDSNIGGWKIATKSNISSNSLYGSRKNSSTSILKTLSENNNYRPPIGKNSSTLSLGAHQSELLREKEGSTKLSNTSTYVNSKDISIEMGQHALDVEAINDYSDIVSNSTELEHINRIRSIYEIYLENFEDENSESHLSFNNEARVIHSDTNSSNSINELSSVTISSSDSLMRPEILQNDNSQSTLDTSSSNTIDNKKDIHELKAPLGKIQFTNESNETNHLQTPNNSTQSRVASSVYSGTYILPPNDEALLYKPINFEEVGSANNEQVSIKGLEENSQQKIDKQQYHQLYYQQGPQQYHHPQTMEAYEQLPTPSKLLYSDSIQSFTSFKGRKKYQPLVKLKAARLQGTSLNPMDHPDMFYNHTLDSQSIAQDQASCYSGLSKSTVPLPYQLRQSIVMTDPSVLTIASKYKAAGSFRKIQDMNSRNNSLVSQGHPLHIYKPRVSGLLDNFDVLQPQSIGQVLPHHGSNEDLRKQLGTSQNYNIDI, translated from the coding sequence ATGCTAGATCTGGACACTTACGAAAGCACTTTGAATGGGTACGATAAAACTGAAGCAATGACAACTGTGTATGTGACCTTAATAGAAAGGGCAATCACATCGAGTGCTGCATCTACGACGGTAACTACATCATCTACGAAATCAAAGGCTTCTGCAACCTGTACAGGTAGCAGAGCAGAGTGTACACACAAGAAAAACAACTCTCAAGCGCTTACAGTTGGTTTAGCTGTTGGTATACCTGTTGGAGTTACTTTTCTGTTGTTATGtgtaatattatattttgtcTTCAAAAGATACaagaaagaagatgaaaaacATGAGCAAGAATTTGAAGGTGATATCACATACTTATCAAATCACATAGGCAGTAGACCTTATTCTTCTAACAGCTCCTCTAATTCTCgtgaatttaaagaaaaagatgGCAGTATAACTGATACAAATGACAATACTCCTAACCCGTTTTTGAATTCAGGTGATGTTTTACAAGTGCCGCATGGCATAGAAAGAGGCTCAATAATTAGTTATGCTAAACAATTACCGGATTCTAATATTGGCGGCTGGAAAATAGCTACGAAGTCTAATATATCATCCAATTCACTATATGGATCGAGAAAAAATAGCTCTACTTCTATACTAAAGACTCTTTCTGAGAATAACAACTATCGACCACCAATTGGGAAAAACTCATCTACTTTAAGTTTAGGAGCTCATCAGTCAGAATTGTTACGAGAAAAAGAAGGTTCAACAAAATTGTCTAATACTAGTACATATGTCAACTCAAAAGACATTTCGATTGAAATGGGACAACATGCACTTGATGTAGAGGCAATCAATGATTATAGTGACATTGTTTCAAATAGTACTGAGTTAGAACATATCAATAGAATAAGAAGTAtttatgaaatatatttggaaaattttgaagatgaaaactCTGAATCCCATCTTTCCTTCAATAATGAAGCTAGAGTGATACATTCAGATACCAATTCTTCTAATAGTATCAATGAGTTATCATCTGTTACTATATCTTCATCAGATTCTTTAATGCGTCCAGAAATATTACAGAATGACAACTCTCAATCAACTTTAGATACATCCTCTTCAAATACAATTGATAACAAGAAGGATATACATGAACTAAAGGCACCGCTTGGAAAAATTCAGTTTACTAACGAATCTAATGAAACAAACCATCTTCAAACACCGAATAATAGCACCCAATCGAGGGTTGCTTCGTCTGTCTATTCAGgtacatatatattaccGCCTAATGACGAAGCTTTGCTTTATAAGCCAatcaattttgaagaagtaGGATCGGCAAATAACGAACAAGTCTCTATTAAGGGTCTAGAAGAGAACTCACAACAAAAAATCGATAAACAACAATACCATCAACTATATTATCAACAAGGTCCACaacaatatcatcatcCTCAGACTATGGAAGCTTATGAGCAATTACCAACCCCATCAAAGTTATTATACTCTGATTCAATCCAATCTTTTACGTCGTTCAAGGGCAGAAAGAAATATCAACCTTTGGTTAAACTAAAAGCTGCCAGATTACAAGGAACGTCTTTGAATCCGATGGATCATCCTGATATGTTCTATAATCATACCTTAGATTCACAATCAATAGCACAAGATCAAGCCTCTTGTTATTCAGGTTTAAGTAAATCTACTGTTCCATTACCATACCAATTGAGACAAAGTATTGTAATGACTGACCCTTCAGTGTTGACAATCGCATCTAAATATAAGGCAGCAGGTTCATTTAGAAAGATCCAAGATATGAATTCTAGAAACAACAGTCTTGTTTCACAAGGACATCCTCTCCATATTTACAAACCTCGCGTCAGTGGCCTGttagataattttgatGTATTACAACCCCAAAGCATTGGCCAAGTTTTGCCACACCATGGTTCTAATGAAGACCTAAGAAAACAATTAGGTACTTCacaaaattataatattgacatttaa